Proteins from one Suncus etruscus isolate mSunEtr1 chromosome 3, mSunEtr1.pri.cur, whole genome shotgun sequence genomic window:
- the SORBS3 gene encoding vinexin has translation MQDSPCSLPAGLSLDDFIPRHLRTRAVPSRGTRVPVIRNGGSNTLNFQFHDPAPRTVCNGHYPPRRDAPRYSDAAWYQTWPGPGSRQPGSQKTPTPEHAQNWSATWTKDSKRQDKRWVKYEGIGPVDESGMPIAPRSSVDSPRDWYRKMFQQIHRKMPDLQLDWTFEEGPKVASSDPDLRHQSASANLRHPGLQQKPATRPGPASSLSRKNWDSSEEFPQSVFNSNPRISSTLPRTSNQGSRSREKADSVWTEDSWNQFLQELETGQPKKPLVDDPVEKPSQPIEVLLEQELAQLSAELDKDLRAIETRLPSPKTHPSARALRHPGGTREHREHREHREPRPSARPSSAWSSSTPNALYQGPSRSLSPHRMADAGSPFLGRRDFVYPSSARDPASDRGGSPARKEEKKRRAARLKFDFQAQSPKELTLKKGDIVYIHKEVDRNWLEGEHHGRLGIFPANYVEVLPADEIPKPIRHPTYQVLEYGEAVAQYNFKGDLDVELSFRKGERICLTRRVNENWYEGRISGTSRQGIFPASYVQVSREPRLRLCDEGPQLPVSSCPTSARLARHPGSPSALHSPADPTDWGGRTSPRRTGFSFPPHGFRTQTQVPQSLSTLASALPDPGGSTRSLDLGASPPITTQIHWTPYRAMYQYRPQNEDELELREGDRVDVMQQCDDGWFVGVSRRTQKFGTFPGNYVAPV, from the exons ATGCAAGACTCCCCCTGTAGCCTCCCGGCTGGCCTCAGTCTGGACGATTTCATTCCCCGCCACCTTCGGACCCGTGCAGTGCCCTCTCGGGGGACTCGG GTGCCTGTGATACGGAATGGGGGCTCCAACACCCTTAATTTCCAGTTCCATGACCCTGCGCCCAGGACTGTGTGCAATGGGCACTATCCACCAAGGAGAGACGCTCCCCGATACTCAG ATGCTGCCTGGTATCAAACCTGGCCAGGTCCCGGGAGTCGGCAACCAGGGAGCCAGAAAACTCCCACCCCCGAGCATGCCCagaattggtcagccacatggacTAAGGACAGCAAACGTCAGGACAAGCGCTGGGTCAAGTACGAGGGAATCGGGCCTGTGGACGAGAGTGGCATGCCCATCGCCCCCCGATCT AGTGTTGACAGCCCTAGGGACTGGTACCGGAAAATGTTCCAGCAGATTCATCGTAAAATGCCAG ACCTGCAGCTGGACTGGACTTTTGAGGAAGGACCCAAAG TGGCCTCCTCAGATCCTGACCTCAGGCATCAGTCTGCCTCTGCTAACCTCAGGCATCCGGGACTTCAGCAAAAACCTGCCACCAGGCCAGGTCCAGCCTCCTCTTTGAGTAG AAAAAACTGGGACTCCTCTGAAGAGTTTCCTCAAAGCGTCTTCAATTCGAATCCCAGAATATCTTCAACTCTGCCCCGGACCTCAAACCAG GGGAGCAGAAGCCGAGAGAAAGCAGATAGTGTGTGGACAGAGGACTCCTGGAACCAGTTCCTGCAAGAGCTGGAGACTGGGCAG CCCAAGAAACCTCTGGTGGATGACCCTGTGGAGAAGCCCTCTCAACCCATTGAG GTCCTGCTGGAGCAGGAGCTGGCCCAGCTGAGCGCCGAGCTGGACAAGGACCTGCGGGCCATTGAGACCCGGCTGCCGTCCCCCAAGACTCAC CCGAGCGCGCGGGCGCTGCGACACCCCGGCGGAACCCGGGAGCACCGGGAGCATCGGGAGCACCGGGAGCCCCGGCCCTCCGCCCG CCCGTCTTCAGCCTGGAGCTCCAGCACCCCGAATGCACTTTACCAGGGCCCCTCCCGGTCCCTGAGCCCCCACAGAATGGCGGACGCAGGGAGCCCCTTCCTGGGCCGGAGGGACTTCGTCTACCCGTCCTCTGCCCGAG ATCCCGCGTCTGACCGAGGGGGCAGCCCGGccagaaaggaggagaagaag AGGAGGGCCGCCAGGCTCAAGTTTGACTTCCAGGCACAGTCCCCTAA GGAGCTGACTCTGAAGAAGGGCGACATCGTCTACATCCACAAGGAGGTGGACAGGAACTGGCTGGAGGGGGAGCACCACGGCCGCCTGGGCATCTTCCCCGCCAACTACGTGGAG GTGTTGCCTGCTGATGAgatccccaagcctatcaggcaCCCCACCTACCAGGTGCTTGAATATGGAGAAGCTGTGGCCCAGTATAACTTCAAGGGAGACCTAGACGTGGAGCTGTCCTTCCGCAAG GGCGAGCGCATCTGCCTAACGCGGAGGGTGAATGAGAACTGGTACGAGGGTCGAATCTCGGGCACCAGCCGCCAGGGCATCTTCCCTGCCAGCTACGTGCAGGTATCCCGGGAACCCCGGCTCCGGCTGTGTGACGAGGGCCCTCAGCTCCCCGTGTCTTCCTGCCCCACCTCTGCCCGTCTGGCTCGCCACCCTGGCTCTCCCTCGGCACTGCACAGTCCAGCTGACCCTACAGATTGGGGGGGCCGGACCTCTCCCCGACGCACCGGCTTCTCCTTTCCTCCACATGGTTTCCGAACCCAAACCCAG GTCCCCCAGAGTCTCAGTACCCTGGCCTCAGCTCTGCCAGATCCTGGAGGCTCTACCCGGTCCTTGGACCTAGGGGCCTCCCCGCCCATCACCACTCAAATACACTGGACCCC GTACCGGGCGATGTACCAGTACAGGCCCCAGAACGAAGATGAGCTGGAGCTGCGTGAGGGTGACCGGGTGGACGTCATGCAGCAGTGCGACGATGGCTGGTTTGTGG GTGTCTCCCGGAGGACCCAGAAGTTTGGGACGTTCCCTGGAAACTATGTAGCCCCAGTATGA
- the PDLIM2 gene encoding PDZ and LIM domain protein 2 yields the protein MAKTVDLVGPAPWGFRISGGRDFHTPIVVTKVTERGKAEAADLRPGDIIMAINGVSTGTMLHAEAQSKIRQSPSPLRLQLDRSRAASPGCTNGDGSMEARATRFQGSARTHTGSQSSLNSSCSSLTPHSPRAGSPNLLPGEAAIGRSFQSLAHTAGPPAASSEGCPRSRQAGLGRAGDSAVLVLPPQSRSPRLRYWTLEGRRGVDLLEEDSEVFKMLQENREGRGAPRQSSSFRLLQEALEAEEKGPRLCVSRRAGSATPAAIPAPTAA from the exons ATGGCGAAGACAGTGGACTTGGTGGGCCCGGCGCCCTGGGGCTTCCGGATCTCAGGGGGCAGAGATTTCCACACCCCCATCGTGGTGACCAAG GTGACCGAGAGGGGGAAGGCTGAGGCTGCTGACCTCCGGCCTGGCGACATCATCATGGCCATTAATGGCGTGAGCACAGGGACCATGCTTCATGCTGAAGCCCAGAGCAAGATCCGCCAGAGCCCTTCACCCTTGCGGCTGCAGTTGGACCG GTCCCGAGCTGCCTCTCCAGGGTGTACCAATGGAGATGGTTCCATGGAGGCGAGGGCAACTCGTTTCCAG GGCTCTGCGAGGACCCACACCGGCAGCCAATCCTCCCTGAACTCCTCCTGCTCCAGCCTGACCCCCCACAGCCCCCGCGCTGGCAGCCCGAACCTGCTGCCTGGAGAAGCAGCGATTGGGCGCAG tttccagagcctggcacaCACTGCAGGGCCCCCGGCTGCCTCCTCTGAGGGCTGCCCCAGAAGTCGCCAG GCTGGCCTGGGCCGCGCTGGAGACTCGGCTGTGCTGGTATTACCACCCCAGTCCCGGTCCCCCAGGCTCAGGTACTGGACCCTGGAGGGCAGGCGGGG CGTGGACCTTCTGGAAGAGGACTCTGAAGTCTTCAAGATGCTACAGGAGAACAGAGAGGGGCGAGGGGCCCCCCGGCAGTCCAGTTCCTTTCGACTTCTGCAGGAAGCTCTGGAGGCTGAGGAGAAAG GACCCAGGCTGTGCGTATCCAGGAGGGCCGGTTCCGCCACCCCAGCTGCTATACCTGCACCGACTGCGGCCTGA